CATTTTTTGAACCAGTGCACCTGTACATTTCACTGGCATCAGGATATTTTAATAGTGCATTTGCAAGAAATAAACAATGTTTATATTATTTGGTATCTTATGGCTGATTTTCCCCTAATGATAAATGAAAATGTGCTGATGACCCATTTAAAATGCATTAATGGTGGGTTCTGAAAGAGGGTTGGTCTGTCCTGATGATGCCAAATAAATAATTCATGCATACCTGAtcttttaatttattaataaGTCTTTACTCAGTTATCCCATGAAATGAAGGTCTGTTTGCAGACAGTTGGGTGTGTTGTGGTCAGTAGAACACACATAACAGCTCTGTTGCCTGGCAATACTGTTAGCTAAACGggaaacaggaagctgaaaTGTTAAGGCCTCAGTCACCCAGGTGGAGAGACTGATCGGTGACCCTCTGACAACCACAATGTGTATCCCTCTGCTAGTCGCTAGGTGAAAATGGTTGCAAAAATGCTACTGCACCAAAAACTTCCATGTGATTACTTTGGTCACTAGCAGATTGTTGCCATTGCCTGCcgtttgcatggaagacacaGACTTGTGTGCAAATACTTACCAACTACTGAGCAGCAGTGAACCTTTTTATGAAAAGGTGGCGTGTTTTATGAAAGCTACAGGCGACTGCAGCAATCTGCAATCGTGGAAAATAACTTTTTCCCTAGTGACTTGTGGTTTCCAAGGATTCACCGAGCAGACTAAGGCCCAACTCTTAAAGCTACATGTATGAATAATGTCGAATGTGCTGACGTGGAATCTGATTCTCAGCCTACAGATTCATGCTGCACATATTTCACACACCCTAAAAATGTTACAAGTGAAATTCTTTACCGCCTGAGTAATTTTGGGTCACCTTGACTTTAGtctcactctctttctctgcagcaactACAACAAATTGATGACATGTGTGGAAGACTGGGCTAAGAAAACTCGGTGTTGGGGTTATGGATTTTTGGTAGATGAGATTTACTTGGAGGTCCACCAGACGTACTTTTCGCTATGTGGATACGTTCGTGACCCCCCACTCTTCACTCTCATCATGTTAATAGCACCGTGTATTATTGTCACactttttctgcctcttctgtGTGTTCACATCGCCCCCAGGGACACATAAATACCCAGCGAAGGAAAATtggaatatttttttagccaGTGTTCTGACAGTGCTAACTGTGCTTGCTACCTCTGTTGCAGAGATTCAGGAAATTCATCCTGGAAGAAGACACTTCAAGCTAATAAAGAATCATTTTACATAAAtcagaaaatacattttctatTCAATGAAGTAGTGAAAACGCCTGACTACTTAAGTTTGGTTGGATAAGTATCTTGGGCTGTTCACAAAGAGTTTCATGATCCAAAAGACTGCAACGGAGAGGACAACTGTACAACTGAGACTCTTTTGGACCTAAATGTATTTATCCAAGCAGACAAATTGCAGGGGAGCTTATAAACGGGTGTCGTAAATTGAGCAACAATGACTGCAAATCCCCCAAAGGTCACGTTTGGTGGAACAAAGCAAAAATCTCACCTGTTTTAAATATTCCCCTGTCCCCTTCAGGATCCCTGTGCACCTCTGCACCATTTCCAGCGCTCTGGCTGTTTTCCGATCTCTCTCTGGAACTCCTCCTCTGATCACTTGTCCTCCCTTTtgttaaaacaacaacacttccAGCCTTAAATTTAATATTTCGAGAAGAATGTCAGAGAACAACATCTAGTGACTAGTGACTGACATTATCTCCAGTCACCATCATAGTGTTGGTATGTGGCTTTCATAGTGTCAGCACACAAAGCATCCACTACAGGTCAGGTCCTTTTTGACAAATGCTCTCATGAGACACCTCAGATTTTTACAAAAGACACTCTTGACCTTATGTGCTGCCTCTGCACTtgaacagtttttatttttttcaccaaaaattgtatttctaaaatgttttttcgTTTTATAAATCATCATTATGACCTGTATAGAGTGAGCCAGACTAATTACAAGTGCTGGAAGCCGTCCCGAGGTCCCACAAAGGCAGTCTTGAGGGGGACATTGGCTAAATCTACAAAGctatgttttttatgtttgagtTCCAAAACCATAATGcacagaaaacaacattttacaGGATTTTGTCATCCAACTGTAAAATTATAGGAGATATTttactatttaaaaaataacattgtTTTGAATATTACCCTCCATAAACAAATATGAACACAACTGGAGGAAATCTATGAAAATGTAACCATTTTATTGTTGTAGTGATTTTTCCCTGCAAAGGTCAAACACTGTATTTCTCTGTGACTTGTTTGGTAAATATACAGTACatatttatcacattatacagtCTGTAAAATGAACATACACTGAGCACTTACCTAATGAATGTTCTTCACTTCCATTATTCTTCCATGTGTGGCAGAAGTAATCTGGTTTATACTGTAATCATTTTTATGttgacagaaataaaaacaataccATTTGTATTTGAAAcacataataaatatttatttcagacaaaaaaataatgctTTACAGTTTTTTGAAAACCTCTTTGTAGCCATAGCAAGACAGACCTGCTATTAAAGTATTCACATGACCTAAGTGTCATCTACAGATGCAAACAtactgcatttaattatttttttcatccaaTTACTACTTAAAAGGACTGTTGTGCAGAGCTCATGCAGAAAACTGTGTCAGTAAAACAATGTAAAGATCCATTAGGTGTTTTGGGGGGATTTCAATACTTGAACAATTTTATGGTTCCTTGTAATCTGCAAAGGATGCTAGCGTTCTTAATCTGACTGAGGATCAGTTGCCcagcaaaaaaacagaaagcaagtTGAATTTTTTAAGCCAAAGGGGAATTTTCTCAAGAATCGGTGGGTAAACTAGAGACTGTTCAGATCCAGGAGTGCCAATTGGTGATATTATGTCTAATAAGACTCTAGCATCATTTATGCACAAGGTGTTTTTTGGTATTTGTTACCTGATGCACCCGGTTAATTAAATAAGTGCCACTTCAAACTCCTTGTTCCCCAACATGCAGGTAAAGTTACCAAGTAGCGCCTAACTCTAATAAGCAGATTTAAGCGAAATTTGCTAATGCGGGTCTCTAAAACGGGACCATTAATTGTCAGCAGGTAATCTTGCCACCAAAAACACACCTTGTGCATAACAGGGAGTCCCAATTAACTGCTGACCCCGCTGATCATGAGACTCGCTAGCTGTTGTGTGTTGTAGAGTTCTTTGGTCTGGCTCTTATTAAAACCTTGCTAAATGCAGCTTACACCGTGCTGGGAGAAACGTATAGTCGTTTTGTCTTTCGTGGAtcagtcacactagagtaaAAACAGTCcttatgattaaaaaaaaaaactggtggTTGATGTGATTTCATGGAACTTTGTTGCTGTCAAAGACCAAGTGCAACTACTGGTGTCGACCAACTGGTCACCCAGAGGTTGAGTGGGTGACGCCCTCAACCTCTGGGCGACCACTTTCAACTGGAAGGCAGTTGCACAGGTTGCCAAGTGGAGACAACTTATTCGTGGTGGGAATGGGACTCACTGTAATCACTCTCAGACTGGCAAAGGTTTTCAAATAATCATTGCGTATTTTGTAAGCACAGAAAGAGTCGGTCTGTGCAGATGAGTGCAACTCGACTGTGACAACTCCTTGCAAAAGGGGACTCGACTCAAGTGGTTGCCGGCTGCTTGTATCCCGATTACATTCCTCTATTAAAAACAAGGCTGC
This window of the Maylandia zebra isolate NMK-2024a linkage group LG16, Mzebra_GT3a, whole genome shotgun sequence genome carries:
- the LOC101470043 gene encoding receptor activity-modifying protein 1; translated protein: MLTAYLLAIFFICAGITAEAVRPPCNEDLFDINVDNCLLDFNKSMETSDYQNMCPWPMVQSNYNKLMTCVEDWAKKTRCWGYGFLVDEIYLEVHQTYFSLCGYVRDPPLFTLIMLIAPCIIVTLFLPLLCVHIAPRDT